One window of the Pradoshia eiseniae genome contains the following:
- a CDS encoding VOC family protein, with amino-acid sequence MAAQLLQQVGQIGIPVKDLDRAITFYSDILNLPLLFQTDRMAFYDLNGLRIMLSLPEKEEFAHTSSVLYYQVEDIQAVCKELLAKGAAFSGEPHVVTRMDNIETWMAFFTDSEGNTMALVSEVSV; translated from the coding sequence ATGGCAGCCCAATTACTCCAGCAAGTCGGTCAAATAGGCATCCCGGTGAAAGACCTTGACCGCGCAATTACCTTCTACAGCGACATACTTAATCTCCCCCTCCTATTCCAGACGGACAGAATGGCCTTTTATGATCTTAATGGCCTGCGAATCATGCTATCGTTACCTGAGAAGGAGGAATTTGCCCACACAAGCTCTGTCCTTTATTACCAAGTAGAGGATATTCAAGCTGTCTGCAAGGAGCTTTTGGCAAAAGGTGCGGCCTTTTCAGGGGAGCCCCATGTAGTGACGAGAATGGACAACATAGAGACATGGATGGCTTTTTTCACCGATTCAGAAGGGAATACGATGGCCTTAGTAAGCGAGGTATCTGTTTAA
- a CDS encoding DUF2243 domain-containing protein, producing the protein MVANHKEQTNKSRNILSGILFGIGFASFIDEAVFHQLLRWHHFYDKSTTEIGLISDGLFHAFSWFATIGGLFLFADLRRRKALEPLIWWGSILLGAGGFQLYDGTIQHKFMKLHQIRYVDNVFVYDLVWNVIAILMIIAGLALILSPKRRREAS; encoded by the coding sequence ATGGTGGCCAATCATAAAGAACAAACCAATAAAAGCAGAAATATACTTTCCGGCATTCTGTTTGGAATCGGCTTTGCTTCCTTCATCGATGAAGCAGTTTTTCACCAGCTTCTTCGCTGGCATCATTTCTATGATAAGTCCACCACAGAGATTGGATTGATCTCTGATGGGCTTTTCCATGCCTTCAGCTGGTTCGCGACGATTGGCGGGTTATTTCTCTTCGCTGATTTACGGAGAAGAAAAGCACTTGAACCATTGATTTGGTGGGGAAGCATACTTCTTGGCGCGGGAGGATTTCAGCTCTATGACGGTACCATCCAGCACAAATTCATGAAGCTTCACCAGATTCGCTATGTCGACAATGTCTTCGTCTATGACTTGGTTTGGAATGTCATCGCCATCTTGATGATTATAGCTGGTCTAGCATTGATTTTATCCCCCAAACGGCGAAGGGAGGCCTCCTAA
- a CDS encoding cytochrome c oxidase assembly protein, whose protein sequence is MVHHGHHLEDLAILPQVLLGLPFILLLVLYMAAIVKTNQTHKPWPIHRTVFLCIGTTLAVISVAGPLAERALMDFRAHMAAHLFLGMLAPLLIVLAAPMTLMLRTLDISKARRITKLLKSRPIGWITNPITAAILNIGGLWLLYTTSLYSLMHEFMWLHVLVHVHIFLAGYLFTVSLIYIDPIHHRNSYLNRAIVLILSLAWHSILAKYLYAHPPVSVPTDEAQTGAMLMYYGGDLVDAAIIFILCWQWYKATKPRAAYTPSTHA, encoded by the coding sequence ATGGTACATCATGGACATCACCTCGAAGATTTGGCTATCCTGCCTCAGGTGCTGTTAGGCCTCCCTTTTATCCTATTGCTCGTCTTATATATGGCAGCTATCGTCAAAACGAATCAAACACATAAGCCATGGCCGATACATCGTACTGTATTCCTGTGCATCGGGACCACCCTTGCCGTCATATCTGTCGCAGGGCCGCTTGCTGAGAGAGCACTTATGGATTTTCGCGCTCATATGGCAGCCCATCTCTTCTTAGGCATGCTAGCCCCCTTATTGATCGTCTTGGCGGCTCCCATGACCTTGATGCTCCGCACTTTGGATATAAGTAAGGCACGACGGATAACAAAGCTGCTTAAAAGTCGTCCGATTGGATGGATCACCAACCCGATTACGGCTGCCATCCTCAATATTGGTGGCCTATGGCTGCTTTATACGACAAGCCTCTATTCTCTCATGCATGAGTTCATGTGGCTTCACGTGCTCGTACATGTGCATATTTTTCTGGCAGGCTATTTATTTACGGTCTCCCTTATTTATATTGACCCGATTCATCACCGGAATTCCTATCTTAATAGAGCAATTGTTCTTATTCTTTCACTAGCTTGGCATAGTATTTTAGCTAAATACTTGTATGCACATCCTCCAGTTAGCGTTCCGACAGACGAGGCACAGACGGGTGCTATGCTGATGTATTATGGCGGTGATCTTGTCGATGCAGCTATCATCTTCATTCTTTGCTGGCAATGGTACAAGGCAACGAAGCCACGGGCTGCCTATACTCCAAGCACACATGCATGA